Proteins from a genomic interval of uncultured Methanocorpusculum sp.:
- the gatC gene encoding Asp-tRNA(Asn)/Glu-tRNA(Gln) amidotransferase subunit GatC: MYQFEKGHFIMVKENEVLHIAELADIGISSAELGKFTEQFNAILEYFDILDTLEASEPLMRSLVNVFREDEVKPSISQEDALRNSHNPEDGYVRAPRVI, translated from the coding sequence ATGTACCAATTCGAAAAAGGACATTTCATCATGGTCAAAGAAAACGAAGTACTCCATATCGCCGAACTAGCGGATATCGGCATTTCATCCGCAGAACTGGGTAAGTTTACCGAACAGTTCAACGCAATTCTTGAATATTTCGACATTCTCGATACGTTAGAGGCATCGGAACCTCTGATGCGTTCCCTTGTAAACGTCTTCCGCGAAGACGAGGTAAAGCCCTCCATTTCCCAGGAGGATGCACTTCGGAACTCTCACAACCCCGAAGACGGTTATGTACGTGCCCCCAGGGTGATTTGA
- a CDS encoding S-adenosylmethionine decarboxylase, producing the protein MKQMTANHLTDAEVIAEFKKDDCWGLCTSIDLKECDPATIRDAEKIHQFVLELADLIDMKRFGEPQIIHFGPNERVAGYSMTQLIETSLLSAHFANDTNAAYIDIFSCKEYAPSVAAEFCRKFFGAKRMNNTVFFRSI; encoded by the coding sequence ATGAAACAGATGACAGCAAACCACCTGACCGACGCAGAGGTCATTGCAGAGTTTAAGAAAGACGATTGCTGGGGTCTTTGCACCTCCATCGACCTAAAGGAGTGCGACCCGGCAACTATCCGTGACGCAGAGAAGATCCACCAGTTCGTTCTCGAACTGGCAGACCTGATCGACATGAAACGCTTCGGCGAACCGCAGATCATTCACTTCGGACCAAACGAGAGAGTCGCCGGGTATTCTATGACCCAGCTCATTGAGACCTCTCTCCTTTCTGCACACTTCGCCAACGACACCAACGCAGCCTATATCGATATCTTCAGCTGCAAAGAGTATGCCCCCTCGGTCGCCGCCGAGTTCTGCCGCAAATTCTTCGGTGCGAAGAGAATGAACAACACTGTGTTCTTCCGCTCCATCTAA